One genomic region from Natrinema caseinilyticum encodes:
- a CDS encoding TrmB family transcriptional regulator, which yields MDGDQLVEILEDAGLSPYQADAFVTLLGLGSASATDIAQASDVPDPRIYDVLRGLEEKGYIETYEQDSLHARAHDPADVLADLRSRANRFETAADEIEDRWSRPDIEEHKVSIVKRLDTVLTRADELIRSATNQVQIGLTPAQFDDLSDALRTAHESGVDVKVCLFPMTTSKPDIPSAEVLASTCTEARYRTLPSPFVALVDRSWTCFSPHGDSTNEYGVIVNDRTHTYVFHWYFLTCLWEIHDVIYSARDTDPPITYVDLRQCLQDVEPLLGDGAKIEATVHGFETDTGREITRRGTITDVTYAGHATNDVQETPLFHLAGKASLTLETDDGTYTVGGWGAMLEDYEATRITIESID from the coding sequence ATGGACGGTGACCAACTGGTCGAAATCCTCGAGGATGCGGGTCTCTCGCCGTATCAGGCGGACGCGTTCGTCACGCTGCTTGGGCTCGGATCGGCGTCGGCGACCGACATCGCACAGGCCAGCGACGTCCCCGATCCGCGGATCTACGACGTGTTGCGGGGGTTAGAAGAGAAGGGGTACATCGAAACGTACGAGCAGGACAGCCTCCACGCCCGCGCACACGATCCGGCGGACGTACTCGCCGACCTTCGGTCGCGGGCGAACAGATTCGAAACGGCGGCCGACGAAATCGAGGACCGATGGAGTCGGCCGGACATCGAAGAGCACAAGGTCAGCATCGTCAAGCGACTCGACACCGTACTGACCCGAGCCGACGAGTTGATCCGCTCGGCGACGAATCAGGTGCAGATCGGACTGACCCCGGCGCAGTTTGACGACCTTTCGGACGCGCTTCGGACGGCCCACGAGTCGGGCGTCGACGTCAAGGTCTGTCTGTTCCCGATGACGACTTCGAAACCGGACATTCCGTCCGCCGAGGTGCTGGCCAGCACCTGTACCGAAGCGCGGTACCGCACCCTCCCGTCACCTTTCGTGGCGCTCGTCGACCGTTCGTGGACCTGCTTTTCGCCACACGGCGACTCGACGAACGAGTACGGCGTCATCGTCAACGACCGAACGCATACGTACGTCTTCCACTGGTACTTCCTGACCTGCCTCTGGGAGATTCACGACGTCATCTACTCGGCCCGAGACACCGATCCACCGATCACGTACGTGGATCTCCGGCAGTGTCTCCAGGACGTCGAACCGCTGCTCGGTGACGGGGCGAAGATAGAGGCCACCGTTCACGGGTTCGAAACGGATACGGGCCGCGAGATAACGCGTCGAGGGACGATTACAGACGTCACGTACGCGGGCCACGCGACGAACGACGTCCAGGAGACGCCGCTTTTCCACCTCGCGGGAAAGGCCTCGCTGACGCTCGAGACCGACGACGGGACGTACACCGTCGGCGGCTGGGGGGCGATGCTCGAGGACTACGAGGCGACGCGAATTACGATCGAATCGATAGACTGA
- a CDS encoding methionine synthase: protein MSANENKDQFRPDDHENDHFLLTTVVGSYPKPKWLNRAKELYEDDDADFDEENWQEAKDDAARLITGEHERAGLDVVVDGEMRRTEMVEFFAHRIEGYEFNGPVKVWGHNYFDKPSVVSEVEYDESWLVDEYEFTAAATDRPVKVPITGPYTLANWSFNEAYDDEEELAYDLADLVNEEIEKLVDAGARYIQIDEPALATTPDDHAIVGEALERIVADIPEEVRIGLHVCYGDYSRIYPEILEFPVDEFDLELANGDYDQLDVFKDPSFTKDLALGVCDVHVAEVESVEQIEDNIKKGLEVVPPEQLVVSPDCGVKLLPRDVAFGKMKNMVQAARNVEADLDAGEIDIERGTPTPADD from the coding sequence ATGAGCGCAAACGAGAACAAAGATCAATTCCGACCGGACGACCACGAGAACGACCACTTCCTGCTGACGACCGTCGTCGGTTCCTATCCCAAACCCAAGTGGCTCAACCGAGCGAAGGAACTCTACGAAGACGACGACGCCGATTTCGACGAGGAGAACTGGCAAGAAGCCAAAGACGACGCGGCCCGCCTCATCACGGGCGAACACGAACGGGCCGGCCTGGACGTCGTCGTCGACGGCGAGATGCGCCGCACCGAGATGGTCGAATTCTTCGCCCATCGAATCGAGGGCTACGAGTTCAACGGACCGGTCAAGGTCTGGGGCCACAACTACTTCGACAAGCCGAGCGTCGTCAGCGAAGTCGAGTACGACGAGAGCTGGCTCGTCGACGAGTACGAGTTCACCGCGGCCGCTACCGACCGACCGGTCAAAGTCCCCATTACGGGACCCTACACCCTCGCGAACTGGTCGTTCAACGAAGCCTACGACGACGAGGAGGAACTCGCGTACGACCTGGCCGACCTCGTCAACGAGGAGATCGAGAAACTCGTCGACGCCGGGGCTCGTTACATTCAGATCGACGAACCCGCGCTCGCGACCACGCCGGACGACCACGCCATCGTCGGCGAGGCGCTCGAGCGCATCGTCGCCGATATCCCCGAGGAAGTCCGAATCGGACTCCACGTCTGTTACGGCGACTACTCTCGAATCTACCCCGAAATCCTCGAGTTCCCGGTCGACGAGTTCGACCTCGAACTCGCGAACGGCGACTACGACCAGCTCGACGTCTTCAAAGATCCCTCGTTCACGAAGGATCTCGCGCTCGGCGTCTGCGACGTTCACGTCGCCGAGGTCGAGTCCGTCGAGCAGATCGAGGACAACATCAAGAAGGGCCTCGAAGTCGTCCCGCCCGAACAGCTCGTCGTCTCGCCCGACTGCGGCGTGAAGCTGCTTCCCCGCGACGTCGCCTTCGGCAAGATGAAGAACATGGTGCAGGCGGCCCGAAACGTCGAGGCGGACCTCGACGCGGGCGAGATCGATATCGAACGCGGGACGCCGACGCCGGCGGACGACTGA
- a CDS encoding substrate-binding domain-containing protein has protein sequence MGERHSHGKAGIDSSVSRRTFVKAAGASGTAVGLAGCIYGSSSSEGAVVWGIGPNVVEAVGDEVVDLLTENGADGVDIELQPGDEDTGARRDTYTNLLQAGETQPDLLLMDNGWVNVFIQRGHIANLSDELDDSDLSTIQDEYFESFTATARDPGSGDLFGVPIFPDYPTMQYRKDYARAAGYGESDFETWATEPMTWQEWAEITQEIVAASDASYGLATQWDTYEGTSCCTWNEVMSSFGGAYFGGRDNLFGPVGDRPVTVDEPEFVEGLKMMRTFVADEHGEHTLEEYPTGIATPDITSWAEEDARKAILDGKAAMQRNWPYAISMNVDTADGALPVEDYGAMPIPYGVTKDDANQPGTGGSTSALGGWHVTLNPNSQNKEDALEVIRAAMTDEFNLGMFELYGWVPPKPALFETEKAAQVEPMGNYMETLRVAGENAMPRPVTTVWPNESTLIAEEVNGAVAGDKSPDAAAADLQTGLEEIEEQA, from the coding sequence ATGGGTGAGAGGCACTCGCACGGGAAGGCCGGTATCGACTCGAGCGTTTCGCGGCGAACGTTCGTCAAAGCAGCAGGTGCAAGCGGGACCGCGGTCGGTCTCGCGGGGTGTATTTACGGCAGTTCCTCGTCGGAAGGTGCTGTCGTCTGGGGGATCGGCCCGAACGTAGTGGAGGCGGTCGGAGACGAGGTCGTCGACCTCCTGACCGAAAACGGCGCGGACGGGGTCGACATCGAGCTCCAGCCCGGTGACGAAGACACGGGCGCCCGACGGGACACGTACACGAATCTGTTACAGGCTGGCGAAACGCAGCCAGACCTCTTGTTGATGGACAACGGCTGGGTGAACGTCTTCATCCAGCGCGGTCACATCGCGAACCTGAGCGACGAACTCGACGATTCCGACCTGTCGACGATACAGGACGAATACTTCGAGTCCTTTACAGCGACGGCTCGTGATCCCGGCTCCGGCGATCTGTTCGGGGTCCCGATCTTCCCCGACTACCCGACGATGCAGTATCGCAAGGACTACGCGCGTGCGGCCGGCTACGGCGAGTCCGACTTCGAAACGTGGGCCACCGAGCCGATGACCTGGCAGGAGTGGGCCGAGATTACCCAGGAGATCGTCGCCGCCTCCGACGCGAGCTACGGGCTCGCGACCCAGTGGGACACGTACGAGGGAACGTCCTGCTGTACCTGGAACGAGGTCATGTCCTCGTTCGGCGGCGCGTACTTCGGCGGGCGCGACAACCTCTTCGGGCCGGTCGGCGATCGACCGGTGACCGTCGACGAACCGGAATTCGTCGAGGGACTCAAAATGATGCGGACGTTCGTCGCCGACGAACACGGCGAGCACACGCTCGAAGAGTACCCCACCGGAATCGCCACCCCGGACATCACCTCGTGGGCGGAAGAGGACGCCCGCAAGGCTATCCTCGACGGAAAGGCCGCGATGCAACGCAACTGGCCGTACGCGATCAGTATGAACGTCGATACGGCGGACGGTGCGCTCCCGGTCGAGGACTACGGCGCGATGCCGATTCCCTACGGGGTTACCAAAGACGATGCGAATCAGCCCGGAACCGGTGGCAGTACGTCCGCCCTGGGCGGCTGGCACGTCACCCTCAACCCGAACTCCCAGAACAAGGAGGACGCACTCGAGGTGATCCGCGCCGCGATGACCGACGAGTTCAACCTCGGAATGTTCGAACTCTACGGTTGGGTCCCGCCGAAACCGGCGCTGTTCGAGACGGAGAAGGCTGCACAGGTCGAGCCGATGGGGAACTACATGGAGACGCTCCGCGTCGCCGGTGAGAACGCGATGCCGCGTCCGGTGACGACGGTCTGGCCGAACGAGTCCACGCTCATCGCCGAGGAGGTAAACGGGGCGGTGGCCGGCGACAAGAGCCCCGATGCCGCGGCCGCGGATCTTCAGACCGGGCTGGAAGAGATCGAAGAGCAAGCATAA